One window of Pocillopora verrucosa isolate sample1 chromosome 9, ASM3666991v2, whole genome shotgun sequence genomic DNA carries:
- the LOC131791431 gene encoding selenoprotein K-like: MVYVSGSNVLERRSIWRLSIFSDVFWGIINFVILFFHTMFSPGLTKHGNSYSNSEYRPGGGPPRPPGRRFGRVGRGGGGAPYNPGPPMGG; the protein is encoded by the exons ATGGTGTACGTTTCTGGAA GTAACGTCTTAGAGAGAAGATCGATATGGAGATTATCCATATTCTCCGACGTCTTCTGGGGAATTATCAACTTCGTCATTTTATT CTTCCACACTATGTTTTCG CCTGGACTTACAAAACATGGTAACTCATATTCTAATTCAGAGTACAGACCTGGTGGAGG ACCTCCAAGACCGCCTGGTAGAAGATTTGGAAGAGTTGGTAGAGGAGGTGGAG GTGCTCCTTACAATCCAGGTCCTCCCATGGGTGGATGA